The nucleotide sequence TTTGAAATAACGTAGTTATAAAAATACAccatcaaatataaaaaaaatccccCAGCATCATCTTCACTCTAAATCATGAATCTGAACTGTCACAGGTTTGCTATATATGTTTTCATGATTCTCCATTCATTAAGAAATGATTTATTTATATCACTCCATGTGCATTTCGATCCATCAAATTAAATTATGCTTCTGAACTATGCATTTCCAAGAAACGCTACAATATCATGTGACTACTTGCCTGCtgaattattattgttatttttttttattgaaattgtcTAATATGTAATTTTGTATTAATCATTATCGTAATTTAATGTAATTTTCTAAATTCAATTAGAAATTGTCCGTTTTTAATTGTACGGAGAAGCAATTAAAAGTATTTGATACTAACACTTTTTTTCTAAGTGGAAGATAAGTTATCTTGAGGAAGAATCTTACAGATATTAGGAAAACtcaaaatattacaaaaaatcTTCAAAATATTACATTTCAATTCTTAAAGTTCCAATGATTAAGCAAATTAAGATATGAAATTTAGCTAGTTTCTTGGGTTTGTTATAACAGTTTTATGAGACCCTAAattcagggtaggggtaaggtctgcgtacacactacccttcccagaccccactaagtgggattatactgggttgttgttgttgttgttgatactcgctaatgaaaaacaaaacagacaaaactgTGCACCACCattgaattatattttaaaaaattaccaGTACTTATTAAATAATAAGCCATTATGAGACAATACTGTAGAGCATTAAGTAATAGTTGCATAAATTATCCCTATCATTTTGTTTCGTTGTTATGTAACAAAGTGAATAAGTCTGTCTCTAAATTCACATTACAAGATTTTCAAAATTGAGACTTGTTCTAGCTGCTGTTAAAGCTGATGAGCTCTGCATTATTCGGGCTGCTTCGTCTATCAATACGCCGCTTGTATTATTTTCCCACAACCTTGTTTAATAAGTTCTTGATTTAAAAAGTATTCATGTCATCAAGAATATATTTAAAATGCTAGGAAAAACTTCAAAATATTACAATAGTGACTGGAAATAATACACATCAATTCTTACAAGCTCAACTcgtcaaaatatataaatatatttttatgggGAATGTAAGAACAGATTTATGATAgcctatttttttaaataaaaaaaaatatagtagtATATAAGAATAATAAAACCAGAAAACATTGATTGAAGTAACTCCATGATATTAATTGTATCATTCTTAATTTTTAAGTTAGAGGTACATTGGTACATGCTTTGGATTCTCTTGGAATGTGCGCCGCCAATGTATTCTATTAAGAAATATCCCTGCTATAATTAAACTAAGCCATTATGAGACACAAGTAGTGATTTAAGCTTTTGGTTGTGTAAATTATTCCAATCATTTTGCTTCATTGTTATGTAACACAGTGAATAAGTCTGTCCCCATATGACATCACAAGATTTATTCTTACAATTGACACTTGCTATTTATATCTACTGTTTAACTTTTCCATTATTAGTGCTAGGTTTGCTACATCTCGCACTACAGCAGTAATTAGGCATTTAAGCTATACCTTTCATTTGTAAGATTAAAAGAGAGACCCAATCCATGTAGGGAGTATAATATTTAACTAGAAACATATTAACATGTAAACACTATCATTTCTAGATGTAAAACATTATCAAATCTAACATTAGTTTAGAACACTATTACAATGAATTTTATATTTGACATAAACTGCTACTTGTATAACCCAAAAAATATATCTTGGTATTAAATTTATTGAAAAACAGGGTTAATCATAGCCTATAGTAATATTCAATGACAGACCTAAAAGCGAGCAAGTCTGCGTTAGCTATTAAGAATTGACTGGACTTACCTAAGTCCTTGATCTTGAAGCCTATGTAGGCCTTCCTGTTGGGATCGCTTGGGTCTAGCTGGACGGATTCAAAGTCCTCTATGGTCGATCCTGCAGCTTCGACCGTTTCTTGATTCGTAATAGTGTCTTTGGCTTCGACCTGAAGGGATCTCGACCCGGCTGATTGTTAtgcttccttttccttttcccaCTTTTGTTGAGTGGTCATACTATCTAGGGTGATTCGATAGCATTCCTTGTATGTGCGTTGTTCCCCTTGTATGCGGAATATCCCCCAGGACGTTGGGAACTTGATTATTTGGTACAGGCTAAAAGGAATTGCTCTCATGGATGTATCCACAACCGACCCATGTTGGCATTATACGTTATATCTTGGTCCATGAGATGGAATGTGGTCTCCAGCGTTACCCTGTCAGTGAGGACGGGGAGTGTGATCTCGCTTGGAGTTCGTTCAATAGCATTGTTAAACCAGTTAGTGTGATGCAGCgcgacactatcttatcctcgagtcgCATATCTACGAggactcgaggatggataatgcATGCTCCTCCATTGTCAACCATAATCCTCCTAACATCAGTATCAAGAATGTGTAAAGTAATAACATGTGCATCATCTTGAGGGAAAGTCAAACCATTGGCATCTGActcatcgaagatgatactttcttcgaggtCGTCATATCGTTCGTACGTGATCCATCTCTTGAGCTTGTGAGTGGTGGTGAACCTGATGCCATTGATGGAGGTATCATCACTACCTCCGATAATCATGTTGATCGTACGAGCAGGAGACGACGACTTTGGTGGGCCTAGGTGTTCTTCCCCTTTTGCTAAGGCGTTCCTGCCTTTATCACTGAGAAACTCCTTGAGATGTCCTTTTTGCAGCAAAGTTGCCACTTCTAACCTTAAAGCATGGCAGTCCTCTATCTTGTGTCCTCGATCTTGGTGGAACTCACATAAGGCATCCAACTTCCTTGTGTTTGGGTTAGACCTCATCTTCGATGGCCACTTCACCTTTGGTCTGAGCTTCTCGAACGCGTAGGCTACCTCTATAGGTGACACACATAAATTATGAGCAGATAGTAAAGGAACCATACCTCGATCTCTTTAGGGGATGTCTGATTTTGGCCTAAAGAGGTCATCTTTGCGGTGGAAGTTGGGGACAGGTGGTCTAATGTAAGGTTGATGCTGATCTCTACCAATTTTCAGGTCGCCCTCTTCCTCTGTTCAGCTCGTTCTGGAAGGCTGCTCGCGACCATTCCTTCAGAGACGTTTGGTAAGGTCATCCTCACCCAGTTGAACCAAGCTAAGAAGCCTTTCAGTCCTTCCCCTATGGACTGTCGGATAGCAAAGATGTTATTTATCCCGGTTTCGGCCTTCTTGGCTCCGACATGAGCTATTTAGAATTTGTCCGCCATCTCCTCGAATGTTTCTATCAATTAGGCCGGCAGTTGCGAGTACCACCTTAATATTACCCATTTAAGAGTTTCACCGAACTTTTTAAACAAGATGGAGGAGACCTGCTCTTTTTTGTGAGGTTGTTGCCTTTTGCTGCAGTGATATAATGGGTCACATAATCCTCGGGATCAGTCATCCCATCAAGATTCTAAGGTACAGGGGCATCTTGAAGGTTTTCGATATGGCACGTAGAGCTGCTTTTTCCCTATACGTCTGTTTTACAAATCTGTTGGCGTCCCTTTTTGGTATTAATTTGGTAGCACCTAGTATTTTATTTTGCCCTTTCTTGATGCTCTTTCATTTGTTCCTTGAGTGCCCTGTTCTCGTTTTTCATCTCCTCCCTTATTTTTCAAACTGCGACGAGGGTGTTATCACCTACACTATCGGTAGTCTTATGGGTATTACCTGAAGTTGGAGGGTTCAATTGGTCGTCCCGTCTATTCTTATGCTGGACTGTTAAGATATTTGGGGTTTCCACGGTCGTGCACATGACCTGCTTACTCATCACGTTGGTCAAAGTGTTAGTTACCTAGGCCTCTAGGAGTTTTTGATGGCGGGTGGTGCTCTTTCCTCTACGGATATGGAAGCATCTTTTCTGTTGGGTTTGGTTGTGCTATAGAAAGGTGTCAGCGACTTCCCTAGCTTGGGGGATGTCATAGGAGTTGTTTCTTAGTCTTGAATTTCGTACCCTTCGTCGATAGCACTCGTTATATTGAGCGGGATATTGTCTGCTATTCTTGTTCCTTTTCCTTGGTCGACTCTTTCCTGATTACCTGCCATGAGATCTTTGTATGCAAAGAAAAAATGATGGTCTTACGATGTTCTAGGTTAGCAAGTTATTAATGTTGTAGatctaaataaaaattaatagttTGACTATGAAATCTCCAAAGATTGTGCCAAActgcatgatccaaaaattataTCTTGGTTTATACAATTAGATTTGTTGAAAAACAGGGTTACTCATAGCCATTATTAATATTCAATGACAAATCTAGCACTTTAAGGCAGAGTATTTGATATGTAATTTTAAAGAAGACAATCTTGGAGTAATAATCGATCAATAAAGACTTACAAATATAAAAGAGagcaataaatgataataaatgatttctaaatAGTCAATGAGACAAAGATCACCCAACAAGGATGAGATGATGGATGATGATAAGCAATCATGTATTTCAATCCTTCTTAGATCGGGAGAGAGGAATAAAAGGAGGAAAGTATAAAGTCAAGCTTTGTTTCTATTCAATAAAGAGTTCACAACAACTTATATATGTACCTTCTTTTTATTCTAAGCTAAAAATTATGGAACTTTTCGCACACCCAATAATCTACTACTTGATCTAAGTTCCACGTGGGTCATCATGGGCTTATTCGAAAGATTTACTATGTGAGATTCACATTGTCTGAATATCTTATGGTCACGAAGGCTCACAGACTAGCTTCTTCTTGTGTGTGTGTTCCTAACATACCATTTGGCCTAGTAAAAGTAGTAAATTGAGCTTTATGTCATCACACCACCGTCTTCATACTTATCCTGCCAATCCATTGACTTTATTATTAATTGTTGGCTAAGCACATAGATACTTAGAGGCGACTTAACAACGCTTGGGGTCTAAAACCAAAGTTTAATTAGAGGTCCTTAATAAATagtaataattttattaaatatttttatttagaatCTGTTTTTTAACTTTTTGAGAAGCAAAGttgttaattatttttctataatcgatttcttctaataattctttttcaactaatacttttaagttctattTTCCACTTAGAGTACCATCTCAAAAAGAGAAGTTTTTTTGTGGTTTTCAGTTCACCAAGTAGACACATGATGCAACCGTAAGAGCTCAATTTTTAAATATCTAAAGAGTAGTTACTGTTCAATTTTTAGTTCTGTTACAAAAGAGTAGACCATATTCAACATGTTGATGTCAGGAGATACAAATGATTGGGGGAAAAATCCAGCTCTAACGCAAAGCAAAGGCCAAAGGACATGAAAAGAAACAGCTATAGGTCTGTCCAAATAATTTGAGATTTCCCTTTTAGAAGCCTAGGCTGTCCTTAGCCATGAATCCACCAAAAGGCCATTATGCTGGAAAATATTAGCCTTGTCTTTAAGTTACCAAATACCAGATCACATTGTTTTGTCAAGAAATTGAGGCCATTCCCATGAGCAAATGTCCTCTTTAGGCACACCCTTTTATTCATGTTCTTCAAACTTCTCGTAGATTTCCATGCCAATAATTGGTCTTTTGTCTTGTTGTTACTAATCGCATTCTACATAGTGCTCAAATTCTAGGGCTATTGGCCTCCTAATTGGGGAAAGTAATAATTGCAAGAATAGTGGTAGAGCAACATCACCATGTGGTGGAACCATCCTCATTCTTGGAATGACAATTTCACATGAGTAGGTCCCTAAAACAACTTACACTTATTTGTACACATATTCATACAAATACAAATGACATTTTCGCGAAAATGCGTCATCTAGAATTATTAATAAAAATGTTCAAAATCCCATGTTTTAATAGATTTAACTTTCTTGCTTCTCTTATGATATGATAAACTCCTCTTCTCTTATGATATCATCCATTTATGTGTTTTCTATCTTTTTCAGTAAAATGTTACTTTTGAGATGGGGAAAGGGGGTagcaagatttttttttcttcttacaCCTTACAAAGTGCCTATTTGACTGcattaattaaaattaaaaacgACTAGAATTTCGGGACCAATTTTGATAATGCCAATATATTTAAGGAAATTCACTCTCTTTCGAGCGTCCTAAAAGGTAGCAGCAGTATGCTCAAATGTTTCCTTAGAAGAGGAAAACTTGTTCTATTTTCATGTAAAAAGAACAAGTAAACTCTTGAGGGAGATTGAcagaattttgaatttttataggGGAAGGGAAATGGAATTCTCATTTCTCAATACCAATTGTGTTGTTAAACAAGGGAGAATTATGTGGGTCCCATTTTCATTTGACATGTCTTCACCAAGTGGGGTCATTGTGTCTCCTTATAGGTTGACTACAGCTGGATATAGCCAATAAAAACTTGCCATGTGTACAACCAATGGGGGTATAGCCACATGATGTGTTTTGTCCTCTTGGAATTGAAATTGGACTTCTAACAATTGTTTTCACACTGTTCATTTCTGTGTCTTGTTGAGGAATAGTCTGCGTCTACGATATTTGTGATTGTGTTAATTCAAATCTTAACGCTTTTACCCTGTGCTCCAGTATTTTTGCTTGTTCTATGA is from Nicotiana tabacum cultivar K326 chromosome 18, ASM71507v2, whole genome shotgun sequence and encodes:
- the LOC142172486 gene encoding uncharacterized protein LOC142172486, which translates into the protein MRSNPNTRKLDALCEFHQDRGHKIEDCHALRLEVATLLQKGHLKEFLSDKGRNALAKGEEHLGPPKSSSPARTINMIIGGSDDTSINGIRFTTTHKLKRWITYERYDDLEESIIFDESDANGLTFPQDDAHVITLHILDTDVRRIMVDNGGACIIHPRVLVDMRLEDKIVSRCITLTGLTMLLNELQARSHSPSSLTG